TTGTATGTTACGACGCATATCGATGAAAGTTGTGAGTGATTTGTGTGGGTGATCGGAGTCGGTGAAACCACGAATGAGGGTGTTGTACATGAATGCATCTGGGTTTGGGAAATGGTGTAGGAGAGACTGGGCGTAATGGAGAGCATTTGAGATGAGTGTGGCGCAATGAAGAATGATGTTTCCGGTGATAAATGAATTGGAAATGTGGCCAGATTTGATGATATGAGAGTGAAGTTGGTTGATGGATTTAAGGGATTTGCAGCGTTTAAGTAATGTAAGATATAACGACTCGATGTTGTTCATGCGTCAAGATTTTGATCAAAAAAGGTCAATGAAATGTTGTAGCTCGATGATTTGGTTTTTTACAAACGTTATTAAACTTTTAAACCAAACCCCTCATAAGTGATGGAGTGGAGTCATTCAGTCAAACATGTTTCTTTATTTTCTTTCATCTTATTGGTTCAATTATAGTGCATCCGTACTGATACATGTGCACCCTAATGTCTCAAATTTAGGGTTAATCAACTAATCTCCTTCTAGACGTTTTCTCGCATGCCAAACTGATCCCAAAACCCACCAAGTCGAATTAACGACTCTACGGATCGATCTAATCCGATCAATTCGATCCGGTTTGACTAAATCGATACCTGAAAGTTCTAATTCGCTAGAAACATCGATCCGAAGATCCAAATAGCtccaacaattattattatttctattatatctatatattctatatatagctTAAAACCGGACATATAAATGGGGACGGGGAGAATACTAAAATCCTAAAACCCGAAATATGTACGAAATGTAAGATTATGAAAACCCCATAATTATTATTCAACACTCATACGATATTTATAGTACATAAGAACCCTAATACACCTATAACCCTAATGGACCCAAACCCACAATCGGGTTAGGCCACTAACCTATCATCTAACACTCACTCGCAGTCCGAACGGCAAAATCGCGAAAGTTCGGACTGAAAAGAAGAAGCTAAATACTCCGTatgaaataaataaaagtgtaaACTTTTTTTCCTTATTTGTCACATTAAATCGACTGATATTCGCCTGTAGAGTAGCATATTCGATGATGGCTTCTCCTTTTCcgtagcgtttttttttttttacgccgTGGCTTGCTGTGCCTAAGGATCAAGTAAAACTTTGGGATGCAACATATGTTGACGATAGCAATATTCTTGAACGCTGCAAATAAGAATTTTGACTATTTTCTCTTTTTTCGGGATTTGGAACCTAGTCATGCTAGGCGGCTCAGTCTCACGCCAATTATTGATGGAAAAGAAAAACTAATAAAGAAAGCCGACGGTATTTTTTTTCATTCATGatcttattttgttaaaaagaccaCATATTCTGAGATTGGCTTGGTAGAAAggaaaaaagaaaaataataataataaaagaaaaatataGAAGCAAAGGATAGGCGGCTGTTTGATAGTTATGAAAATCTGGATATAGATGTGATAGAATATAGTAGAGACGCATGCGCATGAATTAATAAACAATAATATAGTGTAGAAGATGGTTGTGTGTAGACGAATAAACAAGAAAACAAACGGTTGAATGTTGGGTGGTTGAATGTTGGGTGACGGCGCAAACGTAAAAGTAAGAACAAAAAAATGAGGTGGAATTTAGAACAAGAAGACATTGTTTGACTCTGGAAGAAAAAAATAGGAAGAAGAAAGATACGGCTAGGTTGATCCCGTGACCTAGTCGGCTATCTTGAACCGCTGCTCTAAGCCACCCGTCAAATTTGCTTATCCACCATCAAAACCCAGCCGTTGCTTCTACCTTTTATCTCCGTTGTTTTGTATCTTTATTTTTTGTTACCCAACCCACAATCTGGTTAGACTACTAACCTATCATCTAACACCTAAAATACGAAATGGTGTGCATTGGACATTGGGGTTTGAACCTGTTTATTTATCATtttttaacataaatataaatataaattaggtTTTACATTAAAGTTCAGAACTTATTATGTCTGCATATGAAAACAAAATTGGGTAAGAAATGTTACAATAGATATCCAAATTGGGGATCATATTTCAACTTTGTTCATTTCTCAACTTTTGACTATATGATTCTTTGTTTATTAAAGTTTCCATGAATCCAAATAATACATATTGTTAATCCGATGGCATATTTCATATACAGCTTTGGTTTGGCTGTCAAGTTGCTCATTTATCGTTAATCCAATGGCATATTTCATTTCTATCTTTACATGAAATGATGATATGATttgcaattaaaaaaaaaaaaaaaaaatctatcttTACATTTTCATAAAGTATGAATTATGATGATATGATTTGCAATtagtgttgggaaattacggtctcactaattcccaccacccagcccaacaataatagtaaagaaataagaacaatacacaacacaagatttagcgtggaaactccaaaacaggagaaaaatcaccggcccccaaagagagaaaatacactatatcacaaattgttacaatgatatagacgactctcttaagccaactacactctccaaaatatttaactaatacaactctcaaacaagggtaagaaagaaagaaataatcaaatacttaaagtgtattgattggtgcgatttggaatgaagacttagcccctcttatataaccaagtcactcacccctcacatcttcttcCCACCTACGTGGGAtacacatatcttctactagccaaaataaaccaacaaatctccaccttttggatagaagaagataaccatactTCCACATTGCGAAGATAACCGACGTAGATGCtttctcgacgacaacttcaagatcctcatcttcatgccgttgacattatctctaacccaagaaataaaatttgcatcttcaTCAAACATTGTCAatacccgacaatcattgtcatcacagacaatcataactattaacagaattatcatactccaccattaagagtatagcacttagaatatcacattccaagcatttcacctcggcacatgttgttgaacaaccagctgaaactttatggtgcaacttccctgtttggctttcccgaaagtcccatcagctacaacatcagttttcaccacacaacctgcataaatgccaaaccaatgcccatgtgtaattgtggaaccgctaacaaaCATctctttccatggtggcgcggacacaccatgaggatgacgtgacttcagaggaattcgtcactctccgtaacaacggagacaatgttagcgtctttggagccatttgccggattagctccacctggacaattaacccttacatgcccagtcttcccgcacctccagcataccagattcttcccagagtttctctttcgcctatccgaacacaacactatcgtatctcctgatgacgagaccccgttaccttccagtcttttctcctcggataggagcttgctagtaacgtcttcaaacttcagagtttctttcccatacatcaaaataggtttcatgtgttcataagacgatgacaaagataatatcaacctcaaagctttatcttcatcatccactttaactccaatagcttcaagttctgaaacaataccattaagaatacttagatgatctgaaatctttgaacccccatccatacgcagagtatgaaattgttctttaagacgcaaccgttttgagatgcccttgccctggtacaactgctctagtttaacccaaagctcctttgccgttgataacccgtgcacatttgcaagcacgttctttgcaagacacaaacgaatcgcacttgctgccctcaaatccatatcatcccattcttcttcatcgaacttactgctagaatcactgccgaaaacaaaggtgggtttacctttcaatgccttgtgtaacccggactgaatcaacacatccttgacttgaacctgccataagccaaaattgatcctcccatcaaatttctctacatcaaacctcattggactgaacttcgacatcgtatacgtatcctataaacaacactttctctgattttgctcacgtttcgaatagccaaaagatgtagcaggtagccaggaccctttaaatcggaaatccacaactcgccactaacaaatccaactattactacgaatcagaaaaaaaattgtctaaccagataccctatacgatcaatagaactcgtttctgatgtggacgatccactcccgtggcaaccacagagcatactccgactcctataaccgagacccccgtcaaacctgacgctctgataccagttgttgggaaattacggtctcactaattcccaccacccagcccaacaataatagtaaagaaataagaacaatacacaacacaagatttaacgtggaaactccaaaacaggagaaaaaccaccggcccccaaagagagaaaatacactatatcacaaattgttacaatgatatagacgactctcttaagccaactacactctccaaaatatttaactaatacaactctcaaacaagggtaagaaagaaagaaataatcaaatacttaaagtgtattgattggtgcgatttagaatgaagacttagcccctcttatataaccaagtcactcaccccttacatcttcctcccacctatgtgggatacacatatcttctactagccaaaaggtggagatttgttggtttattttggctagtagaagatatgtgtatcccacataggtgggaggaagatgtgaggggtgagtgacttggttatataagaggggctaagtcttcattccaaatcgcaccaatcaatacactttaagtatttgattatttctttctttcttacccttgtttgagagttgtattagttaaatattttggagagtgtagttggcttaagagagtcgtctatatcattgtaacaatttgtgatatagtgtattttctctctttgggggccggtggtttttctcctgttttggagtttctacgttaaatcttgtgttgtgtattgttcttatttctttactattattgttgggctgggtagtGGGAATTAGTGAAACCGTAATTTCCTAAcataatattgtccgctttgggaacAGCGAGCCACCAGCGACTCAACTGATGGCAACGGGTTTAAAACGCGTTCTGTGAGGAAGAGGTATCAAGCCACATATAAGGGCCTTTGTTtttgcctctccaaccgatgtgagaAAGGGGTGAAGGTCACCCCAACAATCCCCCCCCCCCAACATCGGTGTGGTAACCGCGGCTCTGATACCAGTTGATGGCAACGGAGACAGAAGCCAGGACCACCacagaatattgtccgctttgggaacagcgagccaccagcgactcaactgtcctcacgggtttaaaacgcgtcctgtgaggaagaggtatcaagccacatataagggcctttgtttttgcctctccaaccgatgtgagaATGGGGTGAAGGTCACCCCAACAATTAGTTCCATGATCAGTTTGTTGTACATCTGCTGCTTAGTGTAACTCAATGCTGCATATTTAAGTCCATCGTCATtgcatcatatttaatagtttcacATCCTTCAGAGGCATGAAATCGAAAATAGTTCCTTACCATATGAACGGAAATCAATCGAGTCTTTTTTGCATCCTGCCACAAGACGATTCTTCTCGCTTCTGTCCACCTGGCACCGCCCCTGTTTACCTTAATGTATATGATATAGTATCTAGTATCAATAGTTGTATATCATGGACAGGTCTTGGTGCGTTTCACACAGGCTTAGAAGGTCAATTTGTTCTTCACTTTTATTTTCACATGAATTGGATAAAAAAGGCCTTTCCGAATAGTTAATTTgttgtgattttttttttattttttattttttttttcagttcATGGTGTGGAATATGGTTTTGGAAGTCATCAAGAATCAGAAAGCGGTGTGTTTGAAATCGAGCCTAAGAAATGTCCCGGTTTCACGTTTAGGGAGTCAATGTTGATCGGTACCACGAAATTAACCCCAAGTCAAGTTCATAGATTCATTGAGCTTCAATCTAGTAACTACTATGGTGACATATATCACGTATTTAGGAAAAATTGCAATCATTTTTGTGAAAACATGTGTTATCAATTAACAGAAAACAATATTCCCAAATGGGTCAACCGGCTAGCCAGATTAGGTACTTAAAAACTTAAATTCatcgcctttttttttttttttttttttttacaatttaatTTGTACGTGTTTTGTAGGCTCATGTTGTCACTGCATACTACCAAAAGCCATCAAGGGTTCTGCAGCTAAAATTGAATCAGACGTTTCAGACTATGAGAAAAAGAGTTTGAAAAACTCGTTTAATTGTTTCACATCATTGTCGACACATAATAAGGTGAGGAAAGTGTCGATATCTTCATAGGCATTCACTTTATAAAAGATGTCTTCTTCCTTCATGGGACTTGCAAGTTGACACACAAAGGCTTTATGATACCATTCCCAACGGCATGTGATAGGGGATGTCATCAACACCGTCACGGGAGGGCGCCGATGGCATTGGTGCCGCCCTCGGCCATCCTCCCCCACCCTCACTCCCATCGCCCTCGAATTTTTCATCCACAAGCATGTTGCAGGGCGACGTACTGGAATAAATTAGCCCAAATGGAGAGGCTTGTTCTTATTTTCATTTGTTTTCTTTTTTGAGTTTCAAGCTCCTTCAATAGAGTATCtatcgtgtgtatatatatatatatatatatatatatatatatatatatatatatatatatatatataaatgaaagagGATGAAAGTTGCAGTTGcaagatatatataaattaaaaaataataatattacggaCTATGCTATATAAATAAATGAGTGGTCTAGAATAgattataaatatttaaatattataCTATATACATGAGTGGTCTACAATAAGTGGAGTtagatattatatctatatatctaaaaggcATAGCAAACTGAATAGTAAACCTCACAAGTTTCACAAACTACCTCCAATCTTTTACTCACTTACATTTTAGCCCCAAAGTATATAATCGTTAACTTTAtgttttttataaacttaccacaaacttttaacattttatactttaaccattaaacttctcattcattataaagcgaccacatactttatatactacctaatagacaaaaacgattaatagtcaccaggggcgctttcgtcctttcactttttttttccattttccatattttttttttaaaaaaggccccatagtttgttcaaatattaaaatcgaccccccaaacagggggtatagtgtcaaatactcattttcataaaaaaaatttaaataaactccacccaaaaattcaacgggtcatatcttctcgctcgcaacgagttaaatttttctgacaccatcgttaaactcgaaataattttaggagcacactgtcactaactatacgcaatatagacgctttttaaaaaatgctaaatatttgagttacttttcatacacgtcgattttgcgttaaatttttaaaagtcgacaattccatagtgaaacgcggagatgtgcatatattgttaatttaaaataacatttaaatctttcacggattataccttttagttcgactcgagttgcacttcaacgatattatcgttagccacgaaataattttacaaactaaacgcaatataatacattgaaaaccgaaccccggcgcgaagctagggttcgaacactagttttttttaaaaactgtaaatgtaataataataataataataataataataataataataataataataataataataataataataataataataataataatttgaggaaatatgtcatggttggcaatgatgtgttatgggagtgttatgggaggaagtggtgagaaaggaggagagagaaagctgatgtgtcgCTGAGGAAATGTCCATGACGGCGTCATGGTTGGGATTggtctgatgatgatgatgatgatgatgatgatgcttgttGATTTTATTGCATGTTTGTAAAAGTGCTCCCAACCATGACAGGATTTCCTCCAGGACTAACCAACCATTCAGCACCACATCAGCACTTTCATCTcacttccttcccaggactaaacACTCACAACAGTAACACTCCTTCCacccactatattaattaattaatcaattgtACAAGACCACTAGCAAAAAGTACCACAAAATTCAGCCCCTTACGTCCTGAAATGTGATTAAAACAGACGAACGGAGAGTCGAGGGAGCTGGGCGGGGTGGTGGGCAGATTCGTGCCATCAGCTTCTTATTGGGCGGACTCCTGGGCTGGCTCCTAGACGAGCTGTTGGGAGCACCCTAAGAAGCCATTCTATTTTTA
The window above is part of the Rutidosis leptorrhynchoides isolate AG116_Rl617_1_P2 chromosome 1, CSIRO_AGI_Rlap_v1, whole genome shotgun sequence genome. Proteins encoded here:
- the LOC139854704 gene encoding uncharacterized protein encodes the protein MKSKIVPYHMNGNQSSLFCILPQDDSSRFCPPGTAPVYLNVYDIVSSINSCISWTGLGAFHTGLEVHGVEYGFGSHQESESGVFEIEPKKCPGFTFRESMLIGSCCHCILPKAIKGSAAKIESDVSDYEKKSLKNSFNCFTSLSTHNKGMSSTPSREGADGIGAALGHPPPPSLPSPSNFSSTSMLQGDVLE